One window from the genome of Breoghania sp. L-A4 encodes:
- a CDS encoding cbb3-type cytochrome c oxidase subunit I, whose translation MADITPTDVSPTADGHIREAQVGEMELYHPHSFWTKYVWSQDAKVIAIQYSATAMAIGLVALVLSWMIRLQLGFPEVFDFIDANAYYQFVTMHGMIMVVYLLTALFLGGFGNYLIPLMVGARDMVFPYVNMLSFWIYLLAVIVLAASFFTPGGPTGAGWTLYPPQAILSGTPGQESGIILMLVSLILFIAGFTMGGLNYVVTVLQARTRGMTLMRMPLTIWGIFTATVLALLAFPALLVGCVMMLLDKVLGTSFFIPAIAEFGQRLEYGGGSPILFQHLFWFFGHPEVYIVALPAFGIVSDLLSTHARKNIFGYRMMVWAIVAIGALSFIVWAHHMYVSGMNPYFGFFFATTTLIIAVPTAIKVYNWVLTLWQANIHLTLPMLFSLAFIVTFVNGGITGLFLGNVVVDVPLSDTMFVVAHFHMVMGVAPILVIFGAIYHWYPLMSGRMLNTTLGHIHFWVTFLGAYLIFFPMHYLGFLGVPRRYFELGETAFIPESAMSLSAFITVMALTVGAAQIVFLFNLIWSLRHGEKAEPNPWKANSLEWQTPVVPPEHGNFGEELPVVYRWPYDYSVPGVVDDFIPQNVPPNEVSRTSAGRTAAGQTAGAT comes from the coding sequence ATGGCCGACATCACGCCGACAGACGTGTCCCCCACCGCGGACGGGCACATTCGCGAGGCCCAGGTGGGAGAGATGGAACTCTACCACCCGCACAGTTTCTGGACGAAATACGTCTGGAGCCAGGACGCCAAGGTCATCGCGATCCAGTATTCGGCCACGGCCATGGCCATCGGCCTCGTCGCGCTGGTGCTGTCATGGATGATCCGGCTGCAGCTCGGCTTTCCGGAGGTCTTCGACTTCATCGACGCCAACGCCTACTACCAGTTCGTCACCATGCACGGCATGATCATGGTGGTGTACCTGCTCACGGCGCTGTTCCTCGGCGGTTTCGGCAATTATCTGATCCCGCTGATGGTCGGCGCGCGCGACATGGTGTTCCCCTATGTCAACATGCTCAGCTTCTGGATCTACCTGCTCGCCGTGATCGTTCTGGCGGCCAGCTTCTTCACGCCGGGCGGACCCACCGGCGCCGGCTGGACGCTGTATCCGCCGCAGGCCATCCTCAGCGGCACGCCGGGGCAGGAATCGGGCATCATATTGATGCTGGTCTCGCTGATCCTGTTCATCGCCGGCTTCACCATGGGCGGGCTCAACTATGTGGTGACCGTGCTGCAGGCACGCACGCGCGGCATGACATTGATGCGCATGCCGCTGACCATCTGGGGCATCTTCACCGCCACCGTGCTGGCGCTTCTGGCCTTCCCCGCGCTGCTGGTGGGCTGCGTGATGATGCTGCTGGACAAGGTGCTGGGCACCAGCTTCTTCATTCCCGCGATCGCGGAATTCGGCCAGCGGCTGGAGTATGGCGGCGGCAGCCCGATCCTGTTCCAGCATCTGTTCTGGTTCTTCGGCCATCCCGAGGTCTACATCGTCGCCCTGCCGGCCTTCGGCATCGTCTCCGACCTGCTCTCCACCCACGCGCGCAAGAACATCTTCGGCTACCGGATGATGGTCTGGGCCATCGTCGCGATCGGCGCGCTGAGCTTCATCGTCTGGGCGCATCACATGTATGTCTCGGGCATGAACCCCTATTTCGGCTTCTTCTTCGCCACCACCACGCTGATCATCGCGGTGCCCACGGCGATCAAGGTCTACAACTGGGTGCTCACCCTGTGGCAGGCCAACATCCACCTGACCCTGCCGATGCTGTTCTCGCTGGCCTTCATCGTCACCTTCGTCAATGGCGGCATCACGGGGCTGTTTCTGGGCAACGTGGTGGTCGACGTGCCGCTGTCGGACACGATGTTCGTGGTCGCCCACTTCCATATGGTGATGGGGGTCGCGCCGATCCTGGTGATCTTTGGCGCGATCTATCACTGGTATCCGCTGATGAGCGGCCGGATGCTCAACACCACGCTCGGCCACATCCACTTCTGGGTGACCTTCCTGGGCGCCTACCTGATCTTCTTCCCCATGCATTATCTCGGCTTCCTCGGCGTGCCGCGGCGCTACTTCGAGCTGGGCGAGACCGCCTTCATCCCCGAATCCGCCATGTCGCTCAGCGCCTTCATCACCGTCATGGCGCTGACCGTCGGCGCCGCGCAGATAGTGTTCCTGTTCAACCTGATCTGGAGCCTGCGCCACGGCGAGAAGGCGGAGCCCAATCCGTGGAAGGCCAATTCGCTGGAATGGCAGACCCCGGTGGTGCCGCCCGAGCACGGCAACTTCGGCGAGGAGCTGCCGGTGGTCTACCGCTGGCCGTACGACTACTCCGTGCCCGGCGTCGTGGACGACTTCATCCCGCAGAACGTTCCTCCCAATGAGGTGAGCCGGACGTCCGCGGGCCGGACGGCGGCCGGCCAGACGGCGGGGGCGACATGA
- a CDS encoding cytochrome-c oxidase → MSLFSQITAKPWTQAQALIDNAHTGPTFALPRASLGLRVFLGVVTVLFVLLITAYGARMVQEDWRPTPPISLLWTNTVLLILGSGALQLALIGSETGRTHWLNRGVAFGGIFTLAFLGGQIVAWNQLSTLPAFEVTNPAIAFFYMITIAHALHMGGGMVALGRVTTRLWREGDTEEVQGSLGRCALYWHTLLIIWLVLFGLLFSGNENLGFLLTLCGLR, encoded by the coding sequence ATGAGCCTGTTCAGCCAGATCACGGCGAAACCCTGGACGCAGGCGCAGGCGTTGATCGACAACGCGCATACGGGTCCCACGTTCGCCCTGCCCAGGGCGTCGCTCGGGCTGCGGGTGTTCCTCGGCGTGGTCACGGTGCTGTTCGTGCTGCTGATCACCGCCTATGGCGCGCGCATGGTGCAGGAGGACTGGCGCCCCACGCCCCCGATCAGCCTGCTGTGGACCAACACGGTGCTGCTGATCCTTGGCAGCGGCGCGCTGCAGCTGGCGCTGATCGGCTCGGAAACCGGCCGCACGCACTGGCTCAACCGCGGCGTGGCGTTCGGCGGAATTTTCACGCTGGCCTTTCTCGGCGGGCAGATCGTCGCCTGGAACCAGCTCAGCACTCTGCCGGCGTTCGAGGTTACCAATCCGGCGATCGCGTTTTTCTACATGATCACCATCGCGCACGCACTGCACATGGGCGGCGGCATGGTGGCGCTCGGACGCGTGACGACCCGGCTGTGGCGCGAGGGCGACACGGAAGAGGTTCAGGGAAGCCTGGGGCGCTGCGCGCTCTACTGGCACACCCTGCTGATCATCTGGCTGGTGCTGTTCGGGCTTTTGTTCTCCGGCAACGAGAACCTGGGTTTCCTGCTCACGCTCTGCGGACTGAGATAA